Below is a window of Picosynechococcus sp. PCC 7002 DNA.
ACCACTGATCAGTATGGCGTGCGATTATTGGTAGAAATCAATCAAGTGCCGATTAAATTAGAAATCATTGCTGAAGTCCGTTTTGAACTGGATGAGCCGCGCTTCCCTCCATGGTCCCCTGTCCCTTGTCTGAGTTTGAACGACTGTTTAACCAGTAAATTATTAGCAAATGCTGATCGCTACATGGATAGAAGCGTTGAATCCCGCGATCTAATCGATTTGGCTGTTTTACGGTTACACACAGGGCTTTCCCGCGAGGCGATCGCCAAAGCAGAAAATGCCTATGAAGTGCTCTGTCCCCTGGGTGATGCGATTAAATCCTTTCAAACAAACCCTGATTATCGCCAGCAATGTTTTGAAAGTCTTCAAATAAAACGAGACTTTTGGCCCGATGTGATTGATGGCCTGGATTTGCTCAGTGCTGATCTAGAACTTGCCCCTACCACCAGAACATATTGGGAAGAGCGATCGCCTTTTTGATCGTCACTGCTCCCTCAAGAAACGTTGCATTTACTAGGGAGTGGGAACAGAGCCGCTATAATGTCTCACCATAAATCAAGGCTAATAAGCAAAAAACAAATCTATCGTGGCATCCCAGCGGATTTTAGCAGTTGTAAATGGCAAAGGAGGCGTTGGTAAAACAACAACCGCCGTTAACCTTGCGGCCATTTTTGCCGAAAAACAGCAGGTTCTCTTGGTGGATAGCGACCCCCAGGGATCGGCCTCTTGGTGGGTGGATCGTAACCCCGATGAATGGCAACTGGATGTCAGTAGAGAACATCAACCAGATTTACTTCAAAATCTCCGACAGATTAAAGGCTATGACTTGATCGTGGTGGATACCCCCCCAGCCTTGCGATCGCAGGCCCTCAAGACCGTCCTCCGGATTGCGGATTATGTGATCTTGCCGACACCACCAGCGCCGATGGACTTAAGCGCCTTAATTGAAACGGTGCAAACGGCCATTAATCCCGTTGAAATTAGTCACCGAGTGCTCCTGACAAAAGTCGATAGTCGCAGCCTCCGGGAGAGCATTGATGCCCAAAATACCTTGATTGAGTTGGGGATTCCGGTGTGCCATGCCTTTGTGCGCAGTTATAAAGCCCACGAGCAAGCTGTCCTCGCAGGCGTTCCCATGACCCAAATGCGTGGTAAAAAGGCTAAGGATGCGGAAACGGATTATCGTCGTGTCGCGGATGAACTGCAACGAGATTGGACTTAACGGTTATGGCTAGCAGCAAACAAAATTTATCGGATTTATTACGGCAGGAGGCAAAGCAGGACAAAACCAAGGCTGCTGCCCCCGAAACGGCGGTTAATGATACACCGGAGAAACCTTCACCAACAGCCCTTTCCCGGATGACGAAGGCGCAATTACTGGCCCACATTGAAACCCTCTACGCCCAACAGGAAACGGTCGCGACAGATTCTGTTGATCAAACATTGCTCACGGAGAAGGAAACCTTGGCGAGCGAAGTAAAAGCCCTGGAAGAAAAAATTGCCGCCCAACAAAAGGCGATCGCCAACGCGGAGAAAACCATTAAGACCCTCGAAGCGGATTCTTCTGAAAAGACAAAGCTCGAACAAGAGTTAGACGCACAACGGGGCCTCGTCGAAAAGTTATACGGTCAAATCCAAAGCCTCGAAGCGCAACAGACGGAAAAAGAAGCCGCCATAGAACGCACCGTTGAGGAAGACCGCGCCCTTGTACTGGCCCGCATTGCCAGTTACCAAGCAAATTTGCAATTTCCTGATCAGCCCCCCTCCAGCATCCCCGATGAGGAAATCGGTTGGTTTGATTAGGGGAAAAACCGCCAATGCTCGGAATTCTGGGGCTTGATAGAATAGATCTCAGGATTTTTACGCAGCACATTTAACAATTCAATCATGATTAAACGGTTTTTTTATGGGGCGATCGCCATTGTCTTGGCCTTTACCCTGATCTTTACCCCAGCGGATAATGCTTGGGCGGCCCGCAGTGGAGGACGCATTGGTGGCGGTTCCTTCCGCAGTGCCCCTAGTCGCAGTTTTTCCCCTGGCCCAGCACGACGGGCTCCCGTTGGGGGTGGCTATGGTTACGGATTTGGGGGTGGATTTGGGTTCCCCTTCCTGCTGCCTTTCTTCGGATTCGGTGGTTTTAGCGGCATTTTCGGTCTTTTCATTATGTTGGCGATCGCCGGCTTCCTTGTCCGCACCTTCCAGAACGTGATGGGGGGTGGCATGAACGAGGGCGACAGTCTCGGTTACTCTGCCCCCAGTAGCAAAATTTCTGTGGCGAAGGTACAGGTGGGGCTGTTGGCCCAAGCACGGGATCTCCAGCAGGATCTAAATCGCCTGGCGAGCACCGCTGATACTGGCACCCCGGCTGGACGCGCTAAGGTTCTTCAAGAATCGACTCTGGCCCTGTTGCGCCACCCAGAATATTGGGTCTATGGTGCGAGCGAATCCCTCGAAGCTGGGGTTGATGCTGCCGAAGCCAAGTTTAATCAATTGGCCCTGAACGAGCGGAGTAAATTTACCGCCGAGACCCTTAGTAACGTTGACAACGAACGGGATGTGGCTGGGAAAAGTGGGAGTGCTGATTTGGTAAAAAGCGACGATACACCGAACGAATACATCATGGTGACAATCATCGCTGGGGCCATGGGGAAAGTTGAGTTACCGAAAGTGACCGATTCCCAATCCCTCGAACAAGCGATCCGTCAAATTGGTGCCCTTGGTGGCGATCGCCTTTTGGCCCTCGAAGTTTTATGGACGCCCCAAGCGATTGGTGACACCCTCAGCACTGACGATATTTTGACCTATTACCCCGACATTAATCTCGTATAACTAGGCCAAAATCTAAAACAATTCAACGCAAATCATGGCGATTTAAAGAATCCCCTCAATACAGGGGATTTTTTTTGATTTCTATAGAAATTTGCCCTAGCAAATATCCTCCTGAGTGAATTGGTTTTGTTAAGCTTTACAGGCTTCAATGACGCAAATTTCCTCGGCGGTTCTAACAATGCGCGTCAGTTTTAAGTCTGCCGCCGCCAACAGGGTTTCAAACTCAGCGGCGGTGCGTTCTTTGCCACCGGGACACATCACCAGCATATTGATATCGAGCATTTTTGCGCCACTAGGTTGATTTCCCTCTGGAACCACCGCTTCACAGATCAAGATTTTGCCGTCATCCGGCAGTACAGCGCGACAATTTTGCAAAATGGCGATCGCCTGGTCATCGCCCCAATCGTGAATAATGTGTTTGAGCAAATAGGCATCGCCCCCCGCCGGAATTGTTCTAAAGAAACTGCCGCCAATCCGTTGACAGCGATCGCCGACCCCATGGCGGTTTAACGTCGGAGCAGCATTATCCACCACATAATCTTCATCGAACAAAATACCTTGTAATTGGGGATATTTCGCCAAAATGCTGCCGAGCAATTCCCCGTAGCCCCCACCCACATCAACGATGGTTGAAAAAGCCGAAAAATCATAATGGGCCAAAATTTCCGGCTCTTCATTCCTGGAGAAACTGTTCATCGCCTCTTCAAAAATCGCCGCCGCTTCTGGATGATTGCCGAAATATTCAAACACCCCCTGGCCATAGCGATGGTCAAAGGCAGGTTCACCGGTTTTAACGCTGTGGAGAATATTACTCCAGGCTTCGTAATGCTCTGGTTCCCCCAACATCACCACAGAACCTCGCATGGAGCGGGGATGATCACTGCGGAGAAAATCGGCTAGCGGTGTCAGGGCAAAGGTTTGGGAGGCTGTTTCTTGGAAAATACCCACACTGGCCAAGGCCCGGAGAATGCGATACAAAGCCGTTTCGTCTGTTTCGGTGAGATGGGCTAACGCACGGCAAGGTTGTTCTCCGGCTTTGAGGTGATCGGCGATCGCCAATTTTGCCGCCACATAAATGCACTGGGAAAGCCAATAACCAGAGGCCATTTGGAGCAATTGGGTATGGAGAGGGAGGGTTGGCGGTTCCATAGCGTGAAAAATCCTGATTTAAGTAAGGAAATCACTGCAATTTTAGAAATTCTGTCCCTGTCCCTAGCCACCCTGTAGGATTTATTCACGAAACGGGATCTCGCAAAAAAATTCGCCTCCGGCACTACAGACCAGAGACGAAAATTTCAGTGTGAAGTTTAGAAAGTTAATCGTTCTAGGCGTTTTGGAACACCGCAGCGGCCGCTTTCACCCCAGCCCCAGACTCAAAATCACCGTGACCCAACCCTTGGAGAGTTGCTTCGAGGGCGGCGATCGCCGTAATCACATCTCGGTCATGGACAAAGCCCAGATGACCAATCCGGAAGATTTTTCCTTTGTAATCATCCTGGCCACCCGCGAGGGCAATATCAAAGTTTGTCCGCATCGCCTTGCGGATATCTTCTGCGCCAATGGAGGCAGGATCAACGGCAGTAACCGCTGTGCTGGCATTACCATCGGGGGCAAAGGTCTTTAGGCCCAAAGCCTTGACTGCGGCCCGGGTGGCATCGGTTAAGCGTTGGTGGCGAGCAAAAATATTCTCTAAGCCTTCCCGTTGCATCATCCCCAGGGCTGCCTGGAGCGCAAAGATCAGATTCACCGGTGGTGTAAAGGGGGTGGTGTTTTTCGCTAAATTCTTTTTCGCGGCCTTGAGATCAAAGTAGAAACGGGGAATTTTTGCGTTTTCGTAGGCCGCCCAAGCCTTTTCGCTGACGGAAACAAAGCCCAAGCCCGGCGGAATCATAAAGCCTTTCTGGGAACCGGAGGCGACCACATCAAGGCCCCATGCATCGGTGGGGACATTGCAGGCCCCTAGGCTCGTAACCGCATCGACAATCATCAAGGCTCCGTGGGCTTTGACGTAACGGCTGATAGTTTCGAGGTCGTTGAGGACGCCAGTAGAAGTTTCCGAGTGGGTGACGACAACGGCTTTGATTTCTTTGGCGGTGTCGGCTTCGAGTTTGGCGCGGAAAACTTCAGGATCGAGGGCTTCACCCCAGGGGGCTTTGACCCGTTCTACGTCCATGCCGTAGGTTTCACAGACGATCGCCCAACGTTCACCAAATTTACCGTTATCGCCGACGAGGACTTTATCGCCCGCATTAATAAAGTTGATCAAACCCGCTTCCATCGCACCGGTACCGCTAGCGGCGAGGCAATACACATCGTTCTGAGTTTGGAAGAGCCATTTGAGTTGCGCAGTGACCTCGGCCATGATTTCGCTAAACTGGGCGCTCCGGTGACCGATAGGATGCTTGGCCATTGCTAGCAAAACCTGCTCCGGCACAGGGGTCGGGCCGGGAATCATCAGCATATGTTTGTCTTCCATGGTGTGTTTGTCCTTCGCTTAGACCGTGATTGAAAATGCCGTTAATCCCCAAAAGTCTAGGGACGTTCCGCAAAAGCTAAATCCTATCCTATGCGATCGCCCAGATCAAGCCACTGAGATGTTGTCTATTTGTTCACGAAAAGCAAAGGTTTCGCAGAGCAGCAACGGAAAACGTTAAGGATGATTGAGAAGCGTCACAAAGTCCAAAAAAACGAGGCCCAAGTTATATCCTGAAAGCACCTTAATTCACCGATTAACCGAAAGCTTTCCCTCGGCTGAGGTGGATATAAAGGCAATGTTTTGTACTGTTCCAAAGCCAATGAGTGACCAATTTGTTGAACAAAAAACAACGGGGTATTTTCAGCGCCTCGGCAACTCGATTGTGGGAATTTTCCTAGGGGTTGTTCTCTTTTTAGCGTCCTTTGGGGTGCTCTACTGGAATGAAGGCCGGGTAGACCTCTCGAAAATTGCGGCCACAGCCACGGAAATTCCCGCCACCGGCACCACCACGGTAAAAGCCAATAGTTTTGTATCAATTACGGGTAACCTAAGCAGCCCAGAAACCCTCGGCGATCCCCCCTATTTAAAACCCGGTGAATACATCGCCCTCCGGCGCAAAACAGAGATGTATGCCTGGGAAGAAAATAGCCGCACTACCACCAAGAAAAATGCCGGGGGTTCAGAAACGAAAACGACGACCTATACCTACGCCAAGGAGTGGGCCGAAAATCCCGATGATTCCTCTCGTTTTAAAAATCCAACGGGTCATAATAATCCAGCCAAAAGCATCGAGAGTCAAGAACTGCGGGTTCCCCAGGCCCAGGTGGGTGATTATCAACTGGATGTAAATCAGTTGCAGTTTCCCATCAACCAACCCGTTAATTTAACGGCGGCCCAGATCCCGGCAGAATCAAAAAACAAACTCAACGGCAGTTATTTATTTTTTGGAACAGGTAGCCTCGGCAGTCCGGAAATTGGCGATCTGCGCCTCAGTTATCAAGCCCTAAACAAAAATATTCAAGCGACGGTCTTCGGTGATTTGGGCAGCAGTAACCAACTCACGCCCCACCAAGGCAAAAAAAATGTGACTTTTTATCGACTCTTTCCGGGTACCCGTGACCAGGCGATCGCCAACCTAGCAACCCAACATAAGTTGATCACCTGGGGCCTACGGTTTGGGGGCTTTTTGCTGATGTGGATTGGTCTGAATCTGGTGGTAGAACCCCTCGGTGTTGTTCTAGATGTCATTCCCTTTTTAGGAGATCTAGCCCGCACTGCTACAGGGTTTGCCACGTTTATTGTGGCGGCGATTTTGTCTGGGTTAACGATCATTGTGTCGATTATTCTCCACAGCCCGGTCATGATTTTTCTCGCCCTCGGTCTCTGTGGCTTCATTGTCTACCGCTGGACAAAACGTAAAAAGACCAAGGATCAACTGGCTTAGGTTCTCCCTGGTCAAGCAAGAATTTAAAAAGATTTGGGAACGGCGGTCGTTCCTTTTTTTGTGGAAATTAGCCCAAACGACGTTTAAGAAGCGGTTGAATGGTCGCCAAGGCGATCGCCCCAAAGCCCGTCAAAATTCCGAGCACGGCCCCAAAGTTTAAATTTCCCCAGGGGGCACTGAATACGACACTCTGGAATGTCCAATCACTGTGCATATACAAATAGCGAATCGGCTCAATGGCATAGGTCAAAGGGTTTAAGCTCGCGACAAGCTGCAACCAGTTCGCCATAAAATCCAAGGGCGCTAGAGCGGTACTGGCAAACAGTAGGGGTAAATTCACCACAAAAATCACCGCAATCAGTTCAATATGTCCCGGCAGCGCAAAGGCTAAACCCAAGCTCAAAGCTGTTACCGCCAAGACGATTAAAAACACCACTAAGGCGATCGCCCCCAGACCCAAGGCACTGGGTAAACCGGCCCCCAATAAAGCACTGGCCCCAACGATCACCGCCGTTTGAATCAAGGTCAGGCCCATGATGTAAATCGTTGAAGCCGCCACGATGGAATAGCGCGTCGCTAAAGGAGCCACCAAAAGCCGGTTTAAAAAGCCAAATTCCCGGTCAAACATCACGGGTAAACCTGCATTCAATGCCCCGGAAAAGGCCGTAAACACGATAATCCCTGGGGCGAGAAATTGGGCATAGTTGATGTCGTTGCCAAACAGTCCCTGGGGCGCTTTATAAAACAAGGCCCCAAACAAAATCAGCCACATAAATGGTTGAATAATGCCCGCAATCAGGGTCGTCGGTCGCCGCTGGAGCTGAATTACCAAGCGTTGGGTGAGGGCCACCGTTTCCTGAAAAAAATCCTGCCAGCCATTGCTCTCAGAGACATTGACCTTAGCGGTGGGGGACAAAATCGAGTTGGGCGTAAAGATAGATTGACTCATAACGGTTGTTTCGCGTCACCAAATAGGCGCAGATTTTGGCTCTTTTCTCAGGACTAGATTAACGTATTTCACCCCAAATCATGGCCCCCACCGCCGTTAGGACGCGCCTTGTCGGGTGGGAAAATTCCCTCTAAAATCAGTGGGGCTTAACGAAAGCTAAACCTTTACTCCCTGTCGTTTTTAAACGCGATCGCCTTTATGACCAGCTTGACCGACATTTCAACGGCAGACCTTGCCGCCGCCTTGACCACTGACGTTGACTTTAACTTGGAGCTGCCCGATCCAGAGGACGATCAACTCCACGACGCGGAATTTGATACCCAGATCGAGCGGGTCTGGCAAATTTGCGATCGTTTTGACCTGCAAACGGACATTTGGCGGGGCCGGATTATGCGGGCCGTGCGAGATCGAGAAAAACGTGGCGGCGACGGGCGCGGAACAGGCTTTTTAAACTGGCTCAAACAACGGGAAATTAGCAAGAGTCAAGCCTACGGCCTCATCGAACTAGCCAACAGTGCTGATACTCTCCTCGCCGAAGGGCAACTAGACCCCAACAGCATTAATAATTTCAGTAAAAATGCTTTCGTCGAAACGGCGAAATCGGCCCCCGAAATTCAAAAACTCGTCGCCGATGCCGCCCAAAAAGGCGATCGCATTACCAGACGGGAAGTAAAACAGTTGGCCGACGAATGGACGAGCATGAGTTCGGAGATGCTCCCCGATGAAGTTAAAGAACAGGCCGCCAGCGGTGCCCTCCCCAGTCGGTTTCTCTCGCCCTTGGTAAAAGAATTAGAAAAGCTGCCAGAAACCCACGTCACAGCGATCCAAGAAGAAATCCGCGAAGCCCCCAACACCGATACCGTCAAAGCGATGACCCGTGAGGCGAAGAGTTTAGCGAAATATATCGATGCCGCCGCCCAGGTGCAGACCCTCCGTAAGGCGAATATTGACCTGGAAATGGCCCTCGAAGAAGCGCTGCGTTTGGATTGTCTGGGTACTGCCGCCGATCTGGTGAAACAGGCCACCCAGATGGAGCAATGTGTGGTGAAGCTCTTTACCACCTGGAAGCGCCTAGGAAAATTAGCCGATCGCCTTTATGTGGATACGGGGGCGAGCAATCCCTATTTACGGTCGATGTTGGGCACCCTAGAAGCCCTGAGTAGCGAGGTTTTGGAAGTCGATTTAGATGATTCCGGCGAGAGTAGTGTGCGGATTCGCATTTTGGGAGAAGAGTAAAATAGCGGGTAACAGTTTCAGTTAGGAGTAACGGATCCGATGGGTAGATGGTTCGGGGCGATCGCCTTGGTACTGGCTTTAGTTTTCGGTTTGGGACAAGAGCCGAGTTTTGCTGAAGGTACAACAGATGAGCCTGTGGTTGAGTGGCTAACCTTCGCGGTACCCCAGGCCGACCAAGCAAAATTTATCGAAACAGAACTAGAAATCTGGAACCCAATTGATCGGCGATCGCCTGCCTTTGTGCGCAAAGAAATCTGGCAAGATGCCGACCACCCGGATCAGCTCACCGTTGTTGTTTCCTGGTCAAGCCAAGCCCTACGGAAAGTCGTTTCCCCAGAAGAAGTTGATGCCGCTGAGAAAGCCTTTGATAAAGCCATGGGCAAAAGTTACCCGATCCTCGAAAAGAAAGAATTCCGCAATCTTTCTACGACTAATTGACATTGAAAGAAACAGAGGCGATCGCCTCGCTAAATTTTTGTCACACTAATCCCCAGAAAAAACATGATTCTAAGTACCACCAACACCATCGAAGGAGCAACCATCACCAGTTATCAAGGTGTCGTCACCGCTGAAGTGGTCTATGGCACCAACGCCCTCCGGGATTTTTTTGCGGGCATCCGAGATATGATTGGCGGCCGCACTGCCAGTTACGAGCGAATCTTTGAAAAAGGCCACCAGGAAGCGCTGCGGGAACTAGAAAGCAATGCCCAAAAGCGCGGTGCCGATGCGGTGATTGGCATTAGCATGGACACAGGCACAATCAATGTCGACGACAAAGGCGTTTTGTTGCTGATCACAGCCACCGGAACCGCCGTAAAACTGGGGTAAGAATTTTCTTTACTGGGCGATCGCTCAAACACCCAGACAGGATTTCCTAAGATTCTGTAGATTCTATGAATCCGCGATTCAAAAACCGTAGAGCTTGTGAGTTATTTTGATTTAGTGAATTTAACTGGGGTGCCAGGATTCGAACCTGGGAATGTCGGAACCAAAATCCGATGCCTTACCGCTTGGCGACACCCCATTGCGTTTAAGCCTTTAAAAATATAACACCAATTTTTCAGAAGCGTCAACAGTCTCCCCAAATCTTTTTTTGGTGGCCCTGGATAATTGTCAAAAAGCTGAAAATCCAGTAAACCTTAACCGTTGCCCTTAAACCTCATTATTTTTTGATGTCAGATTTGATTAAACAGCTCCAGTCCAGTTTTGGCGACAGTGAGTGGCATGACCTCGCGCCCCATGCGGCCCGTGATGCGCTGATTGTGGTACATCCTTCCTTAGATCTGTTACAGGTGGGAGAGGCGATCGCCACGGATAATGCTCCCCTGGTGGGCAAGTGGATGAGCGGTGGCCTAGTGCGTAAGCCCACAAAAGAAGAACTAGAACGTTGGAACCAAGCAACCCAGACCCTCGTATTTGCGACATTAATTGTGCAGCCCTTTGTGCTGATCAGTGGAGATCAACCAGAAGTTTAAAGGGGCGATCGCCCGGAATTTTTTCGCTGGGACGACCGGTCTTGTGGGGTAAACTGATTGAGAATAATCCATTGCCCTGGTGTGAGACCTCTGATCATCGCGTATGATCGGGTTTGAGCCTCATTGATGGCCTGGCGATAGATAGCAATCATCTCCCGTCGTGGGTTTGCAGCGAACCAAGCTTGTTTTTCTGAGAGTATGAATGATTCTGTGAGCGTAATGCCCAATCCTAGTTCCCCATCGGTATCCCCAGGACAACCCTACCTGTTGCAAAATCTGCCGGATCTGTTGCCGGAGGGAAAAGTGTTCCCGCGCCGGGCACAACAGCAAATTGACCTGCTCCTCTTGGCCCTAGAAGCGTTAGAGTTGGGCGGCTCAGAATTGATGCTGCGCTCTGCCCAAAAACTAGAATTGACAGAAATTATCCCGAATCGGGTCGTCCTCTGGCGATTACGGCGCACCAACCCCTGGCGACGTTCCCACACCCACGGCCACCTGACCCCCACAGAAGCAAAGGCGTTGGTATTGATCATTGGCGATCGCGCCAAGAATTTACTGGCTTTATTGCGACAACTTTTACCCGCCGCCCAGCACCTCCGGGAACGCAATCTCCCCTTAGATAGTCATTTTCGCCTTTCGGAATACCTAGAGCGGTTTCGGGCCCACTTCCGGAGTCGGATGAATCCCCGGCGCGTCCGTGTCACCCTCTACAACCAGTCAAAACAAGATTTAAATGAACTGGCGATCGCCCTCCTCGAAAAACTGCTGTTTTGCACAGGCACCGTTGGCACCCAACGGCTATGGGTCAGCCTCTTTGATGGAGAAGTGAGCTAAACAA
It encodes the following:
- a CDS encoding nucleotidyl transferase AbiEii/AbiGii toxin family protein, which translates into the protein MKFKIPHHNYILEILKSLDPKLLLDCQAYFGGGTLLALDMKEYRWSKDIDLICSVTSQGYKKLRTHLYQTGDQGLFLKNSSLTIRRATTDQYGVRLLVEINQVPIKLEIIAEVRFELDEPRFPPWSPVPCLSLNDCLTSKLLANADRYMDRSVESRDLIDLAVLRLHTGLSREAIAKAENAYEVLCPLGDAIKSFQTNPDYRQQCFESLQIKRDFWPDVIDGLDLLSADLELAPTTRTYWEERSPF
- a CDS encoding ParA family protein — translated: MASQRILAVVNGKGGVGKTTTAVNLAAIFAEKQQVLLVDSDPQGSASWWVDRNPDEWQLDVSREHQPDLLQNLRQIKGYDLIVVDTPPALRSQALKTVLRIADYVILPTPPAPMDLSALIETVQTAINPVEISHRVLLTKVDSRSLRESIDAQNTLIELGIPVCHAFVRSYKAHEQAVLAGVPMTQMRGKKAKDAETDYRRVADELQRDWT
- a CDS encoding DUF1517 domain-containing protein, which encodes MIKRFFYGAIAIVLAFTLIFTPADNAWAARSGGRIGGGSFRSAPSRSFSPGPARRAPVGGGYGYGFGGGFGFPFLLPFFGFGGFSGIFGLFIMLAIAGFLVRTFQNVMGGGMNEGDSLGYSAPSSKISVAKVQVGLLAQARDLQQDLNRLASTADTGTPAGRAKVLQESTLALLRHPEYWVYGASESLEAGVDAAEAKFNQLALNERSKFTAETLSNVDNERDVAGKSGSADLVKSDDTPNEYIMVTIIAGAMGKVELPKVTDSQSLEQAIRQIGALGGDRLLALEVLWTPQAIGDTLSTDDILTYYPDINLV
- a CDS encoding methyltransferase, yielding MEPPTLPLHTQLLQMASGYWLSQCIYVAAKLAIADHLKAGEQPCRALAHLTETDETALYRILRALASVGIFQETASQTFALTPLADFLRSDHPRSMRGSVVMLGEPEHYEAWSNILHSVKTGEPAFDHRYGQGVFEYFGNHPEAAAIFEEAMNSFSRNEEPEILAHYDFSAFSTIVDVGGGYGELLGSILAKYPQLQGILFDEDYVVDNAAPTLNRHGVGDRCQRIGGSFFRTIPAGGDAYLLKHIIHDWGDDQAIAILQNCRAVLPDDGKILICEAVVPEGNQPSGAKMLDINMLVMCPGGKERTAAEFETLLAAADLKLTRIVRTAEEICVIEACKA
- a CDS encoding pyridoxal-phosphate-dependent aminotransferase family protein, which codes for MEDKHMLMIPGPTPVPEQVLLAMAKHPIGHRSAQFSEIMAEVTAQLKWLFQTQNDVYCLAASGTGAMEAGLINFINAGDKVLVGDNGKFGERWAIVCETYGMDVERVKAPWGEALDPEVFRAKLEADTAKEIKAVVVTHSETSTGVLNDLETISRYVKAHGALMIVDAVTSLGACNVPTDAWGLDVVASGSQKGFMIPPGLGFVSVSEKAWAAYENAKIPRFYFDLKAAKKNLAKNTTPFTPPVNLIFALQAALGMMQREGLENIFARHQRLTDATRAAVKALGLKTFAPDGNASTAVTAVDPASIGAEDIRKAMRTNFDIALAGGQDDYKGKIFRIGHLGFVHDRDVITAIAALEATLQGLGHGDFESGAGVKAAAAVFQNA
- a CDS encoding TMEM43 family protein, which codes for MSDQFVEQKTTGYFQRLGNSIVGIFLGVVLFLASFGVLYWNEGRVDLSKIAATATEIPATGTTTVKANSFVSITGNLSSPETLGDPPYLKPGEYIALRRKTEMYAWEENSRTTTKKNAGGSETKTTTYTYAKEWAENPDDSSRFKNPTGHNNPAKSIESQELRVPQAQVGDYQLDVNQLQFPINQPVNLTAAQIPAESKNKLNGSYLFFGTGSLGSPEIGDLRLSYQALNKNIQATVFGDLGSSNQLTPHQGKKNVTFYRLFPGTRDQAIANLATQHKLITWGLRFGGFLLMWIGLNLVVEPLGVVLDVIPFLGDLARTATGFATFIVAAILSGLTIIVSIILHSPVMIFLALGLCGFIVYRWTKRKKTKDQLA
- a CDS encoding ABC transporter permease produces the protein MSQSIFTPNSILSPTAKVNVSESNGWQDFFQETVALTQRLVIQLQRRPTTLIAGIIQPFMWLILFGALFYKAPQGLFGNDINYAQFLAPGIIVFTAFSGALNAGLPVMFDREFGFLNRLLVAPLATRYSIVAASTIYIMGLTLIQTAVIVGASALLGAGLPSALGLGAIALVVFLIVLAVTALSLGLAFALPGHIELIAVIFVVNLPLLFASTALAPLDFMANWLQLVASLNPLTYAIEPIRYLYMHSDWTFQSVVFSAPWGNLNFGAVLGILTGFGAIALATIQPLLKRRLG
- a CDS encoding TIGR03792 family protein; the protein is MGRWFGAIALVLALVFGLGQEPSFAEGTTDEPVVEWLTFAVPQADQAKFIETELEIWNPIDRRSPAFVRKEIWQDADHPDQLTVVVSWSSQALRKVVSPEEVDAAEKAFDKAMGKSYPILEKKEFRNLSTTN
- a CDS encoding YbjQ family protein yields the protein MILSTTNTIEGATITSYQGVVTAEVVYGTNALRDFFAGIRDMIGGRTASYERIFEKGHQEALRELESNAQKRGADAVIGISMDTGTINVDDKGVLLLITATGTAVKLG
- a CDS encoding DUF2288 domain-containing protein, with amino-acid sequence MSDLIKQLQSSFGDSEWHDLAPHAARDALIVVHPSLDLLQVGEAIATDNAPLVGKWMSGGLVRKPTKEELERWNQATQTLVFATLIVQPFVLISGDQPEV
- a CDS encoding DUF3038 domain-containing protein yields the protein MNDSVSVMPNPSSPSVSPGQPYLLQNLPDLLPEGKVFPRRAQQQIDLLLLALEALELGGSELMLRSAQKLELTEIIPNRVVLWRLRRTNPWRRSHTHGHLTPTEAKALVLIIGDRAKNLLALLRQLLPAAQHLRERNLPLDSHFRLSEYLERFRAHFRSRMNPRRVRVTLYNQSKQDLNELAIALLEKLLFCTGTVGTQRLWVSLFDGEVS